The Planctomycetota bacterium genome includes a region encoding these proteins:
- a CDS encoding sialate O-acetylesterase → MTVRKMPRAALVAAVALAASAHAGQAGKSPVQVFLLAGQSNMEGQAVVDLDHEKYYNGGKGNLEHVMRDPAKAPLYAHLKDKDGQWAVRDDVWVWYKTARELKKGALSIGYAVYGGRHHFGPELQFGHVIGNALDNQVLLVKTAWGGKSLYKDFRPPSSGGEVGPCYTQMLAELREALASLKQSFPDYDGGGYEIAGLVWFQGWNDMCTPPAVPEYTQNLANLIKDVRKELKRPHLPVVIGETGNCDHLVFRKAQAAVADLPEFKGTVAFVPTAAFLRPAQESPNVTHGHHWFGNAESYFLIGNALGEAMKGLLHAAK, encoded by the coding sequence ATGACAGTGCGTAAGATGCCCCGTGCTGCCCTCGTCGCTGCCGTGGCGCTGGCTGCATCTGCCCACGCCGGCCAGGCCGGCAAGAGTCCCGTCCAGGTCTTCCTCCTCGCCGGCCAGTCGAACATGGAAGGCCAGGCGGTGGTGGATCTCGATCACGAGAAGTACTACAACGGGGGCAAGGGGAACCTCGAACACGTGATGCGCGACCCCGCCAAGGCGCCGCTCTACGCCCACCTGAAGGACAAGGACGGCCAGTGGGCCGTGCGCGACGACGTGTGGGTGTGGTACAAGACCGCCCGCGAGCTGAAGAAAGGCGCCCTCTCGATCGGCTACGCCGTCTACGGCGGCAGGCACCACTTCGGGCCCGAGCTTCAGTTCGGCCACGTGATCGGCAATGCCCTCGACAACCAGGTGCTCCTCGTCAAGACCGCCTGGGGCGGGAAGAGCCTCTACAAGGACTTCCGTCCGCCCTCCTCGGGCGGCGAGGTGGGGCCGTGCTACACCCAGATGCTCGCTGAGCTCCGCGAGGCCCTCGCCAGCCTCAAGCAGAGCTTCCCCGACTACGACGGCGGGGGCTACGAGATCGCCGGCCTCGTGTGGTTCCAGGGCTGGAACGACATGTGCACCCCGCCCGCCGTGCCCGAGTACACGCAGAACCTGGCCAATCTGATCAAGGACGTGCGCAAGGAGCTGAAGCGGCCCCACCTGCCCGTGGTGATCGGCGAGACAGGCAACTGCGACCACCTGGTCTTCCGCAAGGCCCAGGCGGCGGTGGCCGACCTGCCCGAGTTCAAGGGCACGGTGGCCTTCGTGCCCACGGCAGCCTTCTTGCGCCCGGCCCAGGAGTCGCCCAATGTCACCCACGGCCACCACTGGTTCGGCAACGCCGAGAGCTACTTCCTCATCGGCAACGCCCTGGGCGAGGCGATGAAGGGGCTTCTCCACGCCGCCAAGTGA